From the Companilactobacillus ginsenosidimutans genome, the window ACAACCAGTTAGCAGCGCAAATATGATTTCGTAATTGACAATTGCATGCATGTTTAAATTTTTCATGCAATTTTCTTTTAATCGTTTGGCTTCATCTTCGTTGATGTATTTTGCATCAGGTTTTTTACTTTTAATCTGTGAACTTATACTAACATTGTACGTAAAGTCACTGTATATTATTCGCTCTTCTACGGCGTCCTTTACCATTGCACGAATTATACTATTAAGTTTTGATACGCTTTCGCGAACATGATCCTTTCCATACTCGTTAAGCATGGTTTGATAATTCATTTTTGAAATATCTTTTAGTTTTGTTTCATGAAATGTCTTATTGATTAATTTAGGTATTTGACTATAAATATAATAACTGTGGGGTGTTATATGATCTTTCTTGTAGATCTTGATCCAGTGCCAAGCATAATCGGAAAAAGTAACATTTTCTTTTGATGTTATACCAGATTGTAACCCTTTAAGTTCAATTTCCTCGCCTGCTTTTTGGGCTTCTTTTTTTGTACCGAATCCACTTTTTGATGTTGAATGCTTTTTACCATTCTCATCCCGATACCAAACCCGATAAGACCATTTTGCTTTTCGTTTATATAGTTGCATAATCACACCTCCTAATTTTGGTAAAAATAAATAAGCCTACGGTGAGACTTGGATTCACTTTTGTAATTAATTAATCGTTTAAATGCTGGATTGCATAGTCAGCCTGCTCTTGAGTAAATTCTTCACCATATTGAGATGTTAATTGTTCTTGAATATCGTTAGGTGACATGCTCATTTTGTCTTGATAATCTTTAGCTTTTTTTAAAGCATTTTCATCCCAATTAACCTTTACATTATCAACCGCATATTGTGCAGCTTCAGCTGAAAAACCATCACCGAACTGTGAAGTAAGCTGGTCATAAATTCCTTGTTGTGACATATTCATAACTTTAGCATATCTATTAGCACGGCGTAGTGCTAACTTGTATTCTGTAGGAACTTTACCATTTGATGAAGATGAATCATTTGTTTCAGAATCTGAACTTTTTGCTGTATTAGATTTAATGTCTTTCTTCTTTTCATGATTAGGATTTTCAATAAAAATAGAGTCATCATTTTTAGTAGCTCTATTTTTCACTCTTGCAGAAAAATCATATTCCTTTTCTTTTTTATCATTTTCCCCTGTACCAGGCCCATTTAAAGTAGTAGCCCATTTACCATCAGATTTTACATGTAAAGTTTTAACTACAGAATAGTTCATATCAGGATCAGTAATTTTAATAGTTGAATGTGGTGAGGCAGTTCCACTCACTGAAACAGTATTATCA encodes:
- a CDS encoding site-specific integrase; protein product: MQLYKRKAKWSYRVWYRDENGKKHSTSKSGFGTKKEAQKAGEEIELKGLQSGITSKENVTFSDYAWHWIKIYKKDHITPHSYYIYSQIPKLINKTFHETKLKDISKMNYQTMLNEYGKDHVRESVSKLNSIIRAMVKDAVEERIIYSDFTYNVSISSQIKSKKPDAKYINEDEAKRLKENCMKNLNMHAIVNYEIIFALLTGCRIGEVSGLTWDNVHFRKQTVFIEHGFNYDQTQTFKKTKTETSEREIKISTELISILKKLKKQQQELFIKQGYRDERNLVFLNSNHKIISDNAANKALRGKLSSPDVNADNIITFHGLRHTHASILISHGVDVSYVSQRLGHKNIAITLNTYSHLLQKAKLQQEEKALNVLTENLG
- a CDS encoding Ltp family lipoprotein, whose protein sequence is MSLNIFGMILDVAIIAILAYALLKFYKGLNNNKIPFVALVIISIILIVPLFKGITANAEEIINPKPFLSVDTKHIKLTGTSQKGILTGKTLSNAMVTLKDTYGVDKNINVKADNKGNFTAKNLDNNTDYKIVSSKNGKKSNSVKVSVSDIPDSAYTKFHIKNANDVGTLTLNNGNDNTVSVSGTASPHSTIKITDPDMNYSVVKTLHVKSDGKWATTLNGPGTGENDKKEKEYDFSARVKNRATKNDDSIFIENPNHEKKKDIKSNTAKSSDSETNDSSSSNGKVPTEYKLALRRANRYAKVMNMSQQGIYDQLTSQFGDGFSAEAAQYAVDNVKVNWDENALKKAKDYQDKMSMSPNDIQEQLTSQYGEEFTQEQADYAIQHLND